A single genomic interval of Bos taurus isolate L1 Dominette 01449 registration number 42190680 breed Hereford chromosome 6, ARS-UCD2.0, whole genome shotgun sequence harbors:
- the OCIAD2 gene encoding OCIA domain-containing protein 2 isoform X1: MASVSTHENQEKGPHLPPPSKQSLLFCPKSKLHIHRSEISKIIRECQEESFWKRALPFSLVSMLVTQGLVHHGYLAANPRFGSLPKVALAGILGFGLGKASYIGVCQSKFHSFEGQLRGAGFGPGHNRHCLLTCEECKTKHGLSQERSSQPSAS; the protein is encoded by the exons ATGGCTTCAGTGTCCACACATGAAAACCAAGAAAAAGGTCCCCATTTGCCACCACCAAGCAAGCAG AGTCTGTTGTTTTGTCCAAAATCAAAACTGCACATCCACAGATCAGAGATTTCAAAGATTATCCGGGAATGTCAAGAAGAAAGTTTCTGGAAGAGAG CTCTGCCTTTTTCTCTTGTAAGCATGCTTGTCACCCAAGGACTGGTCCATCATG GTTATTTAGCAGCGAATCCGAGATTTGGTTCATTGCCTAAAGTTGCAC TTGCTGGTATCTTAGGATTTGGCCTTGGAAAAGCATCATATATAGGAGTGTGCCAAAGTAAATTCCATTCCTTTGAAGGCCAGCTGCGTGGAGCTGGTTTCGGTCCAGGGCATAACAG gcACTGCCTGCTTACCTGTGAGGAATGCAAAACAAAGCATGGATTAAGTCAGGAGAGAAGTTCACAGCCTTCAGCTTCCTAA